The window GAGACGACCCCCCTATATATGCCCAGATAGCCCACGTTGTCGGGACCCACGGCAGATCCGCAGGACCTGCACCTCGGCCTTTTTAGTTTCAAGAAAATTTTCACCTCGGCCTCGTCCGCGTTCGTCATCGTCTCGCCCCCCGCCGAGATGTAGAAGATTAGTTTCGGCCTACTCTCCCCGACTCCCATGTTTGTTCTAAACATATAAAAGCAACTGACGCCGCCCCCTCCATGAGGCTTCTCGCCGAGATGGCCGAGTACATGGCCGCGATGGGGCTCGGATACGTCGCGGGCAGATTCCTCGGGCTTAGGATCCCCTCCTTTGCGTTCACTGCGGTGGTCGCCGCCGTAATATTCTCGGCGTCGGCCGAGGGGGCGCGCACCGTAGTCGACAACGCGGGCTATATCGTGGCCCTATCCTTCGGCTACGCGCTGTCCGCGGCGCTCGCCTCTTTGTTGCCCTTCGCCTTGCTGTCGCGGGGCCGCGGCGCCTCGCAAGCCGCCGGATCCAAGGTGTCGGTCGTCGCAGTGTCGGCTCTCCTGGCCGGCATCGCCGTCGGCTACTTCTTCCAGGCGCCCTACGCCTCGGCGATCGGGCCCATACTCGTGGTGCTCCTCTTCTTGGCGGGGGCCGACATAGGCCGGCTGAGGGGGCTGACGATAGGCCCGAGGCTTATAGCCGTGCCGCTCGCCTCGCTGGCGTCGAGCCTCGCCGTCGGCCTCGCCTTCTACCTATGGCTGGGCGTCAGCCCGGCGGTGGCCGCCGGAATGGGGTGGTACAGCTTCACGGGGCCCTTCCTGCTCTCGGCGTCCGGCAACGCGGTTCTGGGCGCCTTGGGGTTCCTCGCCAACTTCTTCAGAGAACAGCTGACGTTTGTGCTGACGCCGCTTCTGGCGAGCCGTATACCCCCCGACGCGGCGCTGGCTGTGGGCGGCGCGACGACGATGGACAACACGTTGCCGCTGTACCGCTCCGTATACGGCGCAGAGGCCGTGGTGCCGGCCGTGGTGAACGGCGTCGTGTTGACCGTGGCGGTGCCGATAGTGGTCCCCCTCGTGTACAGGCTATTTCCTTAGCCTATCGCGGCCCCAACGCCTTATGAAGTCGTGCTCCAGCCCCAACACGTCGAGTATCCTCCCGACGAAGAAGTCTATTAGCTCCTCCAAGGTCTTGGGCTTGTGGTAGAACGGAGGAGCCGCCGGCATGACCACCGCGCCTGCAACAGTCGCCAGCTCCATGTTCCGTATGTGGACTAGGCTCAACGGCGACTCCCTCACGACGAGGACGAGCCTCCTCCTCTCCTTCAAGGCCACCTCGGCCGCCCTAGTGATGAGATTCGTCGTGAGCCCGTTCGCAATTGCGGCGAGCGTCTTGGTGGAGCAGGGGACCACCGCCACGGCATCTATCCTAAAGCTGCCGGAGGCTGGCGGCGCCTCAAGGTCGTCCTCCTCCCAATAGTAGTCGGCGAGCGATATCACGGAGTCCCTATCCAGGCCGACCTCGTGCTTCACGATCTTCCACGCCGTCCTCGACACCGACAGGTGCACCTCGACGTTCAGCTTGCGGAGGTATTCGAGGAGCCTCACGGCATATATGGCGCCCGAGGCCCCGGTAACCCCCACGAAGATCCTCATGGCGTCTGGTGCTTGCACTCTTAAATATATGGACCGGTTATCTTATGGGTAAGAGGGGGGAAAGGAGGAGGAAATACGGCGTGAGGAGGCTGGCGGTCGTTTCCGTCTATCTAACAGAGGAACATATCAGAAACCTCGACGCGCTAGTGAAGCTGGGGCTTTTCAGAAGCCGGTCGGATGTGGTCGAGACGGCGCTGGAGGACCTC of the Thermoproteus uzoniensis 768-20 genome contains:
- a CDS encoding lysine exporter LysO family protein, with the protein product MRLLAEMAEYMAAMGLGYVAGRFLGLRIPSFAFTAVVAAVIFSASAEGARTVVDNAGYIVALSFGYALSAALASLLPFALLSRGRGASQAAGSKVSVVAVSALLAGIAVGYFFQAPYASAIGPILVVLLFLAGADIGRLRGLTIGPRLIAVPLASLASSLAVGLAFYLWLGVSPAVAAGMGWYSFTGPFLLSASGNAVLGALGFLANFFREQLTFVLTPLLASRIPPDAALAVGGATTMDNTLPLYRSVYGAEAVVPAVVNGVVLTVAVPIVVPLVYRLFP
- a CDS encoding ribbon-helix-helix domain-containing protein codes for the protein MGKRGERRRKYGVRRLAVVSVYLTEEHIRNLDALVKLGLFRSRSDVVETALEDLLYRYNVKIDDEDIEAIRGR
- a CDS encoding UbiX family flavin prenyltransferase, with translation MRIFVGVTGASGAIYAVRLLEYLRKLNVEVHLSVSRTAWKIVKHEVGLDRDSVISLADYYWEEDDLEAPPASGSFRIDAVAVVPCSTKTLAAIANGLTTNLITRAAEVALKERRRLVLVVRESPLSLVHIRNMELATVAGAVVMPAAPPFYHKPKTLEELIDFFVGRILDVLGLEHDFIRRWGRDRLRK